One Rosa chinensis cultivar Old Blush chromosome 3, RchiOBHm-V2, whole genome shotgun sequence DNA window includes the following coding sequences:
- the LOC112194288 gene encoding uncharacterized protein LOC112194288 produces MATSWCKDSPILNKVRGCILLVVIVVTLATAIGFTLWFIGSYVDSKSGPQTQPLVLRLDAFCLSNFEVSNSSLSAGWDAKMTFGNQNNGLTVTLYPFESFVYYKEGEDALSCALVDAMHIPPRKQKTVQIKFDSTGCGGDQPFIEDRVLKELSEDRKSGYLNFSMKMHIDASYSMRELLGMGTQVSLNPNCTNLKVEFVAAKGEGKIFGGRKCSVPLPN; encoded by the coding sequence atggctACTTCGTGGTGCAAAGATTCCCCAATACTCAACAAAGTTCGTGGATGCATCTTGCTTGTTGTGATAGTAGTGACTCTTGCGACTGCCATTGGATTTACTCTTTGGTTCATAGGCAGTTATGTGGATTCAAAGTCCGGTCCTCAGACACAACCCCTTGTGCTTCGTTTGGATGCATTTTGTTTATCAAATTTTGAGGTTTCCAATTCATCGTTATCTGCCGGTTGGGATGCCAAAATGACATTTGGGAACCAAAATAATGGCCTAACTGTTACCCTCTACCCTTTTGAGAGTTTTGTGTATTACAAAGAAGGTGAAGACGCTCTGTCATGTGCTTTAGTGGATGCAATGCATATTCCTCCGAGAAAACAGAAGACAGTGCAGATCAAATTTGATTCCACAGGCTGTGGAGGGGACCAGCCATTTATCGAGGATCGTGTGCTGAAGGAGTTAAGTGAAGATCGAAAGAGTGGTTACTTGAATTTCAGTATGAAGATGCATATAGATGCTTCGTATAGCATGAGGGAGCTATTGGGAATGGGAACACAAGTGAGTTTAAATCCAAATTGTACAAATTTGAAGGTTGAGTTTGTCGCTGCCAAAGGTGAGGGAAAGATATTTGGGGGAAGGAAGTGCTCTGTTCCATTGCCTAATTGA